The DNA window TTCAATAGAAACTTTGGATGCTGTCCTTTTTTCTTGGAACTTGACAGAGGTGGTCCTTGCTGAAATTCTGATAACCAACAGGCTGTTCCCCATCACCAAGAACCCATCTGCAGTACTACCTCTGTAACAGACTGAAATCCATCTGTTCCGCTGAACTCACTCACCTTCTTTGTCAGGCAAACCATGGCTCGCCCCCAAGAAGTAGGAAGAAGCAAGAAGATGCCCGGCCTTCTCCCCCAACCATCACTCTGCCAGTCTGTTGCACCCGGCCGGCACCAAGAAACTGACCCGCTGCCGCCGGCGCGGAAGACCGGGCGCCGCTGCAGGCGGCAAGAATCCCCCATCTTCTCGCACCCGAATCCGGCCGTTTCCGATCAGCTTCGCTCCTGTTCCTGGACGCCCTGACCTGACCTGCCGCTGCATGGCACGCGTTGCATGCTGCCGGAGCTGGGCTCGGCGATTAACAATGGCGGCGTCGCTGTCGCGGCCGGTCAGACAATTGCAAGTGCTACATGGTCGCTCTTATCCGCAGCCGGAGTATATTCTCAATGCATGCGTTCGATTCTCCTCCGTTGAAGTTGAACACGCTGCTCGCCTTGACGCGGCCGCCTTCTCGCGTTTCCTCAGTTATGGCTTCCGTGATGAATGGATGATTGATTAGTCGCTGCTGACTGTGTCTGTGCGTGGTTTTCCCAACATTCAGACGTGCTTTCTGTCGGTCCTGGCGCAGAATCAAAGAGGAGCCAGGACAAATTTAAGAATGGCTGTTGATCGAGGTAGCTGGGATCTACAGCGCTTACCAGGGCGTGTGTGAGTGTCAGTTTCAGTcagtttgtttgcttgctttttTACCAGGGTCACTGTAAAATTggttttttctctctttttctttaaagaaaaaggaaaattgGCTGCTGCTTCTCATCGGCAGCCACTGGCGACAGAGACGGAGGGTGAAATGACAGCACGAGAGGAGAGGGGCCCGCCCAGTGCAGCGGGCCGGGGAATCGTTCCTTGGATGCGCGGGGGCAATTCTGAATATTCGCTTTGTTTTTCGGAAAGGTTTTGTGAATATTCGTCGAATTTCGTTGCTGTCGCTCTCTGCCGAGTGCTTGCAGACAACCTAATCATCGAACGGGCGCTCTGAATATTCCTTTTCTTCCATTGTgcttccttctcttcttcttaaaaagaaaaagaaaaagaaattggAGGGAATCTTTCCACAGATGGTTCTTCCTTTTGGCGACGGGCGGGGCCTGTGAAAGGATGGCCCACGTATGGCTCAGGCCCATATACGTGAACTGTTACAGCCCTGGCCCGAACAAGGATGCTAGGCCAGGGAAGCCCAATCAACCAGTCAGTGCTTAGCCTGGATTGTAGATGTGTATGCTACGTGCCTTCCGGAACGGAACACTTTGTCTGCTTCCCCTCTCTTAAATGACGAAGCTTTTTCTTTAAAAAGAGAGATCATGGCATGTCTTTCCGTGGCGGCGCATGCATGTTCCCTCATGCCTGAAAGCAAGCTCGACGACACACACGGAGACACGGTTCAGCGGCCACATGGTTTTTGCCACCTCAATTGGGATTTGGGATCCCTGGCCGGCCGACACGGTTCAGCGGCCACCTGGTTTAGTCAACAAAGCATGATGAGGTGAGTGCATGGACGGAGACGGAGAGGACCGCGCTGCCTGCTCCTCCGTTCTAAATTATTACAATTGATTTTAAGACAAATTTAATACATAATTTCtttatatatctagatgcacGGCAAAATATACGCTGCATGCTGCGCTGCTGCCCAGTGCCCACACAACAAGTAGCAAGCCATCGTTTAACTGTTAATTAGTAGAGTAGTATTGTTATGTCTGCGTGTGTATCTCCTGCGTGTGTATCTCCTGCATGGTAATCTAATCCCCTGCCTTGTGTTATCTTGGTATACAAGTGCATGCTACCAGTAGCAATTTAAAAATACTCGCTGATCCTAGTAGTACGTAGTAATATACTGTAAAGCACCACTATCTGCTGGATTAGCCACGTGCAGATGTTTGCCTGCATGCTGAGGCCGGCCATGTGCAGCTTAACCATCAGTTTTGTGCTGAGCCACTGGTTTCATACTTTCAATTCACAAGACTAGAGTAGTACGCACATGCATTTATGGAGTACATAGGTACAATACTTCGAAGCTCGACCAAAGGGAGAGAAGAATTCAACGTTTAtccttttattttttaaaaaaaatccagCATTTATCGACCAGTCCTCATCTTACGAAGAATaatgaaagaaagaaagaaagaaagaaagaaagaaaaacttTCACTAGTGTAACGAAACACCGTTGTTCATTCCTTAGATTACGTGTTATGCCCATGAAAAGGCTTACTAGCACGATGCATGGTGGAGTGGGTTGAATAAGTGCAGGCAGGACACTTTTCTTTTATGCCCGCCTTTAATCATTTAATTTCCTCCCTTTTTCATTTTTTTACTGTTGCTGGGTATCCATGCATGCCTTGGACACTCTTGAGTCCACTGTCTTCCAAGCTAAGGTACGTTTCCTGGTCCGGGGAAATAATTGATTTGCAGGGATACGTGGAGAACCTAGGATCATTCAGAACATTCTCTTGAGCTAGCCGAAAAGGCGGAGCAAACACATGCTTCTCTCTAGCGGCAATATACAATATtcgtttatgaaaatttatatAGCTTGTAACAtcaataaaaatatattttattatAAACAAAAAGAGCTGTGCATTGTCAAAATATTTACAAATAAATACAGTAGTGTGAAATCAAATAAAATTTTAGATATCCAGATGTAAAAAAATTAAGCTTAGACAGAAACCTAGATAGACCTGTATATTTAGGGCTGGACGAAATActcatagcttgttagctcgctTGGCTTAGTCCAATTCCTAATGAACCGAGCAGGACTTTGTGCCCCAAACATAGCGGCCCAATAAGCTCCCAGCCCATTTAACCGCTGAACCCTTAAGTCACCTACCCACTTGAGTGGTTCCATCTCGGTCATTCCAATTCTCCCTCGAGTCGCGCCGCCAGGGACGGTCGCCGGCTGCCCGGCTCGCGTCCGCCGACCTTGCAGCTTTCTCGATGGTCACTCCCCTCTAGCTTCCCTGCTCCCACTCCCATCTATCCTACCCAATCCCCTCCGGGCTTCCTGCTCCGAGCAGCATGTGCGCACGAGGTGCCTCCAGGCCGCTGGGGCACCACGTGCCGACGCTCCGATGCCAGGGACTGCCGTCAGCTGCCCAGCTCGCCCTCCCGTCAACCCCTTGCGCCCGCTCCCCTCGAGCCTCTCCCTCCGACCCGAATCCGCTCGTCGCTGCAGATtcgcgcggccgcgcggcctTGTAAGCGCGGCACCGGCACTGGCGGGTCGCCATGCCCTGGTCCTCCTGTTGCCTTCTCTCCCTGAGCTTGTCCACTTGTCTGCCCGCCCACAGACCTGCGTGGCTGCTAGGCCTGGTGAAACGCTCTGgtctaaacaaccggagctaaacatgtatttaaacaccagaaaacagtctctggtgaaaatacattacacaagtggtgccacagtcatacatagctttatttaatacgtttgattacaataataatataaactaggaatacaacatcagcggtgataaacgcaagggtaaactcttcatctgacatggtggcttctactgcaatggcaccactccagacttgggtatagggcacgaactactcggcttcctcaggcacgaaatcaggatcctctgcaacaagtcataaacgggtgagtacaaaagtactcagcaagttccacctcaccctacgggaggggaaatGACATGCGCATCTATggtatgcaactcttcccgacacaaaACATTCatttcccctcccgtagggtgaggtgggttgtgtcgggaagagttgcataccATATATGCGCATGTCatttcccctcccgtagggtgaggtggaacttgctgagtacttttgtactcatccgtttatgacttgttgcagaggatcctgatttcgtgcctgaggaagccgagtagttcgtgccctatacccaagtctggagtggtgccattgcagtagaagccaccatgtcagatgaagagtttacccttgcgtttatcaccgctgctgttgtattcctagtttatattattattgtaatcgaacgtattaaataaagctatgtatgactgtggcaccacttgtgtaatgtattttcaccagagactgttttctggtgtttaaatacatgtttagctccggttgtttagacCGGGGCATTTCACCTGGGCATTCGGTTAACCGAATTAATTCGGTTCGGTATTTCGGTTTTTTCAGAAATTCGGTTAATGAAAAACAGAAACCGAAATTGTATATGGGAAACTGTAAACCGAGCGTTCGGTTTTGGGTTTATTCGGTTCGGTATTTCGGTTTTACCGAAAAAACCGAACAGCATATAACAGATATATCAGCATATAACAGTACATAACTACATATCAATTAGTTCAATAAAAACATGGTTCAAAGTTCAAACAAATCAAATCCGATGCTTCCAAGTTCAAACAACAAATTTCAACTCAATGACAAGTTGACAACACTGATCACAATTCACAAGGCATCACAAACAGTTTTAAAATATTACAAACACAGTTTAATCAACACAAACAGCACTACAACTTGGCTTAGTGATGGACACACTTGATTGTGCCTTTCCGGATCCTTTACAACCCTCCTTTGCAGCAGCCTTCTCAGCATTATACTCAACAACCAGTTCTGAAATAGAAGATAAATCAATTAGAATTACACTTTCAATAGTACGATTAGGCAGTTAAAAACTTTAAATTATAAAATTACCTTCTTCCAGTTTTGCTATCTCTTCGGCATCCTCATCAACATTAATAGGAGTTGATCGCCGCAGCCAATCTTATGTACAGATGAGAGCTTGAATCATAAATGGGGTTAGAGAGGTTCTAAAGTCATCTAGAACCCGCCCACCCATACTAAAAACTGATTCGGATGCAACTGTTGATATAGGAATTGCCAACACATCACGAGCAATTCGGGCTAGAATAGGCAATCTAGATTCATTTACTTTCCACCATGTTAGAATATCAAACTTTTTGCTATCATTTTCGTTGTCTTCACTAAGATATTTATCAATTTCAGATTTGGTGGTGCCCATTGAAGCACTTCCAACTTTCATCTTCTTAGCAATTACTGACCTCATTAAACTCCCTCTTCTTTTCTGAGTTGGTTCCTCATCAACTTCATTTGGTAATGAATCACTTGGAGCATAGATGTTCCTGTACTCTTCAAACAGTGCATAAAAACATTCATTCACTGCATCCCATACTttttgtcctttttcttcaccaAACATTTCTAAAATTACTAACTTAGTGTAGCTAGAAAGCTTGTACCTAGGATCAAGAGCTGTAGCAACAAATATGAGCAAATTCATGTTCTCCTTCTCCTTCGCTCTGCCCTTCCCCCTCACCTCATTTGCAAACTCATTCTCATTCTCATGCCAGCTGCCCCAATACTTGTCATACTTATCCTTCATTCTCTTAGCCATTGCTTGGCGCAAAAGATCTTCACTATCAGCCCAATCTCGGAGCAGCACCTGGATTTCACCAATCTCATGAAAGAATTCATTAGCTGTCACACTTAGTGTAGACGAAACACGAAGCGTGATATCATAAAAATGCCCAAGAAATTCAGCCATCTTTTTTGCGTTCTCCCAATCATACTCAACAGGAATTCCAAGCCCTTTATCTCCACATAACTCTATTGTGTAggctggatcttcttcttcataccTTACAAATACTTTCTCATACATGATTGCTGTATTCAACATAAGATATGTTGAATTCCATCTAGTGCACACATCCAATTTCAAGAAAGCATTTGTTTCTACATTTTCCTCCTCTGCAAGTTTCTTAAATTTTGCTAACCTTGAACTTCCATTCTTAACAAATCTAACTGCAGCCCGAACACGCTTAATTGAGTTATCCATCTCTTTTAAGCCATCAGTAACAATCAAATTAATTATGTGAGCAGCACACCTCATATGAAGATACTTACCCAAAGCAATGCTACTCTTTTGATTATTCATTTGTCTACGTACGTAATCTACACCAGAATCATTGGAGCTAGCATTATCAACTGTAATAGTCATAACTTTTGTAATCCCCCATTCAGTCAAGCACCTCTGAATAGTTTTCCCAATATCATCCCCCTTGTGACCCTTGACCAAGAAAAAACTAATAACCTTCTTATGTAGTTTCCATTCAGAATCAATAAAATGTGCAGTCACAGCCATATAACTATCTTGTTGTTGAGAAGTCCAACCATCAGTTGTAAGACAAACTCTTTCACATTGTTGCTTAAAAAATGTTTTAAGCTTTGCTTTCTCTTCAAAGTAAATAGAAACAGTGTCTCTAGTTAGTGTTCTTCTAGATGGTATACTCCAACGTGGGCATGCAACTGACATAAATTTTCTAAAGCCTGGCCTTTCAGAACATGCAAATGGTTGCTCATCTTCAATAACCATTTCAGTAAATGCTTTTCTAATTGCTTCAGGATCAAATTTATAGACTGCAACACTTTCACCTTGAGTTAATTGCAAACTACCTTGATTCAGATCTTGGTTCTTATGAGGATTAAGCTTGCAAGTGTTAAAATGACTCTTTAAGGAAGAAGTTCCATTCAAAGTTGGATCACACTTAAGCTCGCGGTTGCAGTACTTACATTTGCCTTTCCTTAACTGACCATCAATAAGAACCTTGCTGAAGTGAGTCCACATTTCTGATCTTGGTGccatctcttttcttttcttaacTTCATCCTTTTTGTTGTCCTCTGTTTCACCTGTTGTTTTTTCTGATACGGGTACCTCTACCTGAGTCCGAGTGGCGTTGAGGAGGATCTACAACACGTCAACACGCAACAACAGAAGCTAAGTAAAGAAAAATGCGAGGAAAAGATTAGAACCTACAGAACAGGACATACATGGTTCGAGTTCGACGATTGGTCCTCTGATGTTGCCATGTTggagaatggagaatgtgttgTCGCGGAcgtgaggcgcggcggcggccggcgagtaGCGCAGATCAGCGACGGCGGACGtgaggcgcggcgggcggcggcacctATCGGTTCAAGGCAAAAATACTGAGCTGCTCTTGCAGCAATGCACATATTTTTAACTGTAGGGCAAAAATTACCTTCAGTCAGACGCGGGCACGCGgcaggcgcggcgggcggcggcgggagctcgagggcgcggcgggcggcggcgggagctagggggcgcggcgggcggcggcggggccggggcgcggcgagTGGCGGCGTTGGGAGCACAGGCACAGCCGCACAGCACAGCTGCACAGCAGCACGGGCACTCGAGCCTGGGAGGCTAGGAGGCTGAGACTGGGAGCCTGAGACCGTCACGGGATTAGCCTAGGGATAGGGTTTGTTGGTAATGGGCTTTTCGGTTTATTCGGTTTAAACCGAATAAAAATCAAATACCGAACTGAGGAATGACAACCGAAATAGCTTTTGGTTAGATCGGTTTCGGTGTTTTCGGTTTCGGTTTCGGTTATTTCGATTTCGGCATTCGATTTTTGGTTTTTATGCCTAGGCCTAGTGGCTGCGCAGACTTGCAGACGCTGCCGTCGGCCTCCGCGCACCGCCGTGCCCCCGGCTCTGCTGCTGCGCAATCAAATCGGTGCCCCTGGCAGCCCCCACTGCCCGTCCTGTCGGAGTCTCAATTTTCTTGTTTGGCTCGCGAGCTGGACCGGACCGAGCCGAGCAGGCTTTTCTGCTCGTTAAGATAACGAGCTCCAGCTCGCCTGACCGAGCTGAGCCGTCTCGTTATCTAGCCCTATATATATTTACGATTGGAGGCTAACAAAATGAAGTTGAAAAATGGGTTGGTACTATTGCTTTTGTTTGGAGCAGACAAAAAGGGGGGAAAATGGGCATGCCTAGGCAGTTACACTAACCCTATTTACTTTAGTTTTATAAACGCTGCTGCGAAGAAACAGTATGCACGCGCTATTATTAAAATTCCTTTTCGAAAAATACTGCTGCactatttttattttatattATCTTAGaaaaatagaggagaaggatcGATCGATGAAGAAAAAAGGCCATCAACGTCCTGGATTGGGGGAGCGGGGTGGATCCTCCGACCGGCGCTGCACCGCGACAGACGCTGTCATGCGGGGCGACCTGTCAGCCCAACGCCACGGGATGGATTTGACTTCATGGATGGAGCCTGCCTGCCTGCTCTCCTGTGGTACCGTACCGCCATGGCTGGGGGGGATTCACGCGTTGGCGAGCCTTGACATCGGGATCAAAATTGGaagaaaatagaaaaataaataTTCGAGATATCCGAATTTGCATATCTATTCTGCTTCTATTTTAGAGGATGGAAATTGGAAGAAAAATAGAAAGACGGATATTCAAAATATCCAAATCCATCCTTAGTTGCCACTGTGGCGCGTGCTATAGCAGACACCAGTCAGCTCTGCTTCTGGTTGGCCTCCGTCCATTGTCTTTTTTTTAAGGAAACCGtccattttttttttgataCTTGAAGGAAGCCGTCCATTGTTTTGTGCTCGTAGCTGCTGGACATGCACGAGACACCAGTCTCCATGACCAATCACACACCCTTCATCGGAGCTCTACCACCATTTTTCCATTTCATTTCAGTACAAATTGTACAAACCAAAGACTTGGATACTGTGGCGGGACGGGAGGGAGAGACAGCAGACAGGTTGTCCGGCGCTGTCCCGGCCTGCCTTTACTCCGGCGGCGATGCGGAATGGTGGTGGTCGTCCTCGTCCCCGCCGCTTTATCCGCAGCTCCTCCATTTAAAGCTCgtctttttcttcctcctctccaccACCTGTATACGCGTAGCGAGCTCTCTGTTCGATCTTCTCCGTCCGCGCCAGTCGTTTTTTTAGTTTAATGGCAACAATCCCAGAGCAGAGAACCCGCGAAAAAGAGAGAGCAAAGCAGCTGCCCCTGCTATAAAGGCTATCTCTCCCCGATTCACTCCACTCCGCCGCACTCTGCCATCCACATTCACTGCCGCTCCGTTCCCAGATCTAGCTGGAGAGACCCGCCGGAGCCatgccggcgacggcggcgct is part of the Panicum hallii strain FIL2 chromosome 2, PHallii_v3.1, whole genome shotgun sequence genome and encodes:
- the LOC112879981 gene encoding zinc finger BED domain-containing protein RICESLEEPER 2-like — translated: MDNSIKRVRAAVRFVKNGSSRLAKFKKLAEEENVETNAFLKLDVCTRWNSTYLMLNTAIMYEKVFVRYEEEDPAYTIELCGDKGLGIPVEYDWENAKKMAEFLGHFYDITLRVSSTLSVTANEFFHEIGEIQVLLRDWADSEDLLRQAMAKRMKDKYDKYWGSWHENENEFANEVRGKGRAKEKENMNLLIFVATALDPRYKLSSYTKLVILEMFGEEKGQKVWDAVNECFYALFEEYRNIYAPSDSLPNEVDEEPTQKRRGSLMRSVIAKKMKVGSASMGTTKSEIDKYLSEDNENDSKKFDILTWWKVNESRLPILARIARDVLAIPISTVASESVFSMDWLRRSTPINVDEDAEEIAKLEEELVVEYNAEKAAAKEGCKGSGKAQSSVSITKPSCSAVCVD